From Canis aureus isolate CA01 chromosome 7, VMU_Caureus_v.1.0, whole genome shotgun sequence, a single genomic window includes:
- the SAPCD1 gene encoding suppressor APC domain-containing protein 1 isoform X3 has product MGCPSSVLPTQLCCYHSGQAARTQGPGASSSGCSVVSLGSHSVTSEPNQELRGSATAQSPAVEQVSLCFLPSQLQRMQALEREQDALWQGLELLEHGQAWFEGRLREAQQQQLHLGALGENFLADLHSEPHGPQLAQIQKMTMCLRSLVQEKFSSHPLNKADFHAAQGWKGRPRKQNLWQQQELSRQKAGIQPKGETVQLGCPKMRGGPTRV; this is encoded by the exons ATGGGCTGCCCCTCGTCTGTGCTCCCTACACAGTTATGCTGCTACCACTCAGGACAAGCCGCCAGGACCCAGGGGCCCGGAGCTTCTTCCTCTGG GTGCTCAGTGGTTAGTCTGGGCTCACACTCAGTGACCAGTGAACCCAACCAAGAGTTGAGAGGAAGTGCCACGGCCCAGAGCCCTGCTGTGGAGCAAGTCAGCCTCTGCTTCTTGCCTTCCCAGCTGCAGAGGATGCAGGCTCTGGAGAGGGAGCAGGATGCCCTGTGGCAGGGGCTGGAGCTGCTGGAGCATGGCCAGGCCTGGTTTGAGGGCCGTTTGAGGGAGGCACAGCAACAGCAGCTGCATCTAGGGGCTCTTGGTGAG AATTTCCTAGCAGATTTACATTCAGAGCCTCATGGCCCCCAGTTAGCCCAGATTCAAAAGATGACCATGTGTTTGCGGAGTCTGGTTCAGGAGAAG tTCTCCTCACATCCCTTAAATAAGGCTGATTTCCATGCTGCCCAGGGCTGGAAGGGAAGGCCAAGGAAGCAGAACCTCTGGCAGCAACAG gAGCTgtccaggcagaaggcaggcattCAGCCAAAAGGGGAGACCGTCCAGCTTGGCTGCCCCAAGATGCGGGGGGGCCCAACCCGTGTCTAA
- the SAPCD1 gene encoding suppressor APC domain-containing protein 1 isoform X5, translating into MGCPSSVLPTQLCCYHSGQAARTQGPGASSSGCSVVSLGSHSVTSEPNQELRGSATAQSPAVEQVSLCFLPSQLQRMQALEREQDALWQGLELLEHGQAWFEGRLREAQQQQLHLGALGEFSSHPLNKADFHAAQGWKGRPRKQNLWQQQELSRQKAGIQPKGETVQLGCPKMRGGPTRV; encoded by the exons ATGGGCTGCCCCTCGTCTGTGCTCCCTACACAGTTATGCTGCTACCACTCAGGACAAGCCGCCAGGACCCAGGGGCCCGGAGCTTCTTCCTCTGG GTGCTCAGTGGTTAGTCTGGGCTCACACTCAGTGACCAGTGAACCCAACCAAGAGTTGAGAGGAAGTGCCACGGCCCAGAGCCCTGCTGTGGAGCAAGTCAGCCTCTGCTTCTTGCCTTCCCAGCTGCAGAGGATGCAGGCTCTGGAGAGGGAGCAGGATGCCCTGTGGCAGGGGCTGGAGCTGCTGGAGCATGGCCAGGCCTGGTTTGAGGGCCGTTTGAGGGAGGCACAGCAACAGCAGCTGCATCTAGGGGCTCTTGGTGAG tTCTCCTCACATCCCTTAAATAAGGCTGATTTCCATGCTGCCCAGGGCTGGAAGGGAAGGCCAAGGAAGCAGAACCTCTGGCAGCAACAG gAGCTgtccaggcagaaggcaggcattCAGCCAAAAGGGGAGACCGTCCAGCTTGGCTGCCCCAAGATGCGGGGGGGCCCAACCCGTGTCTAA
- the SAPCD1 gene encoding suppressor APC domain-containing protein 1 isoform X1, which yields MGCPSSVLPTQLCCYHSGQAARTQGPGASSSGCSVVSLGSHSVTSEPNQELRGSATAQSPAVEQVSLCFLPSQLQRMQALEREQDALWQGLELLEHGQAWFEGRLREAQQQQLHLGALGENFLADLHSEPHGPQLAQIQKMTMCLRSLVQEKFSSHPLNKADFHAAQGWKGRPRKQNLWQQQVGCRGWQEGGAWPPSGAGSTDAHGFSPLLQELSRQKAGIQPKGETVQLGCPKMRGGPTRV from the exons ATGGGCTGCCCCTCGTCTGTGCTCCCTACACAGTTATGCTGCTACCACTCAGGACAAGCCGCCAGGACCCAGGGGCCCGGAGCTTCTTCCTCTGG GTGCTCAGTGGTTAGTCTGGGCTCACACTCAGTGACCAGTGAACCCAACCAAGAGTTGAGAGGAAGTGCCACGGCCCAGAGCCCTGCTGTGGAGCAAGTCAGCCTCTGCTTCTTGCCTTCCCAGCTGCAGAGGATGCAGGCTCTGGAGAGGGAGCAGGATGCCCTGTGGCAGGGGCTGGAGCTGCTGGAGCATGGCCAGGCCTGGTTTGAGGGCCGTTTGAGGGAGGCACAGCAACAGCAGCTGCATCTAGGGGCTCTTGGTGAG AATTTCCTAGCAGATTTACATTCAGAGCCTCATGGCCCCCAGTTAGCCCAGATTCAAAAGATGACCATGTGTTTGCGGAGTCTGGTTCAGGAGAAG tTCTCCTCACATCCCTTAAATAAGGCTGATTTCCATGCTGCCCAGGGCTGGAAGGGAAGGCCAAGGAAGCAGAACCTCTGGCAGCAACAGGTAGGCTGTAGGGGGTGGCAGGAGGGCGGAGCCTGGCCCCCTAGTGGAGCGGGGAGCACAGATGCCCACggtttctctcctcttctccaggAGCTgtccaggcagaaggcaggcattCAGCCAAAAGGGGAGACCGTCCAGCTTGGCTGCCCCAAGATGCGGGGGGGCCCAACCCGTGTCTAA
- the SAPCD1 gene encoding suppressor APC domain-containing protein 1 isoform X4, giving the protein MGCPSSVLPTQLCCYHSGQAARTQGPGASSSGCSVVSLGSHSVTSEPNQELRGSATAQSPAVEQVSLCFLPSQLQRMQALEREQDALWQGLELLEHGQAWFEGRLREAQQQQLHLGALGENFLADLHSEPHGPQLAQIQKMTMCLRSLVQEKGWKGRPRKQNLWQQQELSRQKAGIQPKGETVQLGCPKMRGGPTRV; this is encoded by the exons ATGGGCTGCCCCTCGTCTGTGCTCCCTACACAGTTATGCTGCTACCACTCAGGACAAGCCGCCAGGACCCAGGGGCCCGGAGCTTCTTCCTCTGG GTGCTCAGTGGTTAGTCTGGGCTCACACTCAGTGACCAGTGAACCCAACCAAGAGTTGAGAGGAAGTGCCACGGCCCAGAGCCCTGCTGTGGAGCAAGTCAGCCTCTGCTTCTTGCCTTCCCAGCTGCAGAGGATGCAGGCTCTGGAGAGGGAGCAGGATGCCCTGTGGCAGGGGCTGGAGCTGCTGGAGCATGGCCAGGCCTGGTTTGAGGGCCGTTTGAGGGAGGCACAGCAACAGCAGCTGCATCTAGGGGCTCTTGGTGAG AATTTCCTAGCAGATTTACATTCAGAGCCTCATGGCCCCCAGTTAGCCCAGATTCAAAAGATGACCATGTGTTTGCGGAGTCTGGTTCAGGAGAAG GGCTGGAAGGGAAGGCCAAGGAAGCAGAACCTCTGGCAGCAACAG gAGCTgtccaggcagaaggcaggcattCAGCCAAAAGGGGAGACCGTCCAGCTTGGCTGCCCCAAGATGCGGGGGGGCCCAACCCGTGTCTAA
- the SAPCD1 gene encoding suppressor APC domain-containing protein 1 isoform X6, translating into MGSQGPNGLPLVCAPYTVMLLPLRTSRQDPGARSFFLWLQRMQALEREQDALWQGLELLEHGQAWFEGRLREAQQQQLHLGALGENFLADLHSEPHGPQLAQIQKMTMCLRSLVQEKFSSHPLNKADFHAAQGWKGRPRKQNLWQQQELSRQKAGIQPKGETVQLGCPKMRGGPTRV; encoded by the exons ATGGGGAGCCAGGGTCCCAATGGGCTGCCCCTCGTCTGTGCTCCCTACACAGTTATGCTGCTACCACTCAGGACAAGCCGCCAGGACCCAGGGGCCCGGAGCTTCTTCCTCTGG CTGCAGAGGATGCAGGCTCTGGAGAGGGAGCAGGATGCCCTGTGGCAGGGGCTGGAGCTGCTGGAGCATGGCCAGGCCTGGTTTGAGGGCCGTTTGAGGGAGGCACAGCAACAGCAGCTGCATCTAGGGGCTCTTGGTGAG AATTTCCTAGCAGATTTACATTCAGAGCCTCATGGCCCCCAGTTAGCCCAGATTCAAAAGATGACCATGTGTTTGCGGAGTCTGGTTCAGGAGAAG tTCTCCTCACATCCCTTAAATAAGGCTGATTTCCATGCTGCCCAGGGCTGGAAGGGAAGGCCAAGGAAGCAGAACCTCTGGCAGCAACAG gAGCTgtccaggcagaaggcaggcattCAGCCAAAAGGGGAGACCGTCCAGCTTGGCTGCCCCAAGATGCGGGGGGGCCCAACCCGTGTCTAA
- the SAPCD1 gene encoding suppressor APC domain-containing protein 1 isoform X2 — protein MGCPSSVLPTQLCCYHSGQAARTQGPGASSSGCSVVSLGSHSVTSEPNQELRGSATAQSPAVEQVSLCFLPSQLQRMQALEREQDALWQGLELLEHGQAWFEGRLREAQQQQLHLGALGENFLADLHSEPHGPQLAQIQKMTMCLRSLVQEKGWKGRPRKQNLWQQQVGCRGWQEGGAWPPSGAGSTDAHGFSPLLQELSRQKAGIQPKGETVQLGCPKMRGGPTRV, from the exons ATGGGCTGCCCCTCGTCTGTGCTCCCTACACAGTTATGCTGCTACCACTCAGGACAAGCCGCCAGGACCCAGGGGCCCGGAGCTTCTTCCTCTGG GTGCTCAGTGGTTAGTCTGGGCTCACACTCAGTGACCAGTGAACCCAACCAAGAGTTGAGAGGAAGTGCCACGGCCCAGAGCCCTGCTGTGGAGCAAGTCAGCCTCTGCTTCTTGCCTTCCCAGCTGCAGAGGATGCAGGCTCTGGAGAGGGAGCAGGATGCCCTGTGGCAGGGGCTGGAGCTGCTGGAGCATGGCCAGGCCTGGTTTGAGGGCCGTTTGAGGGAGGCACAGCAACAGCAGCTGCATCTAGGGGCTCTTGGTGAG AATTTCCTAGCAGATTTACATTCAGAGCCTCATGGCCCCCAGTTAGCCCAGATTCAAAAGATGACCATGTGTTTGCGGAGTCTGGTTCAGGAGAAG GGCTGGAAGGGAAGGCCAAGGAAGCAGAACCTCTGGCAGCAACAGGTAGGCTGTAGGGGGTGGCAGGAGGGCGGAGCCTGGCCCCCTAGTGGAGCGGGGAGCACAGATGCCCACggtttctctcctcttctccaggAGCTgtccaggcagaaggcaggcattCAGCCAAAAGGGGAGACCGTCCAGCTTGGCTGCCCCAAGATGCGGGGGGGCCCAACCCGTGTCTAA